A section of the Indicator indicator isolate 239-I01 chromosome 26, UM_Iind_1.1, whole genome shotgun sequence genome encodes:
- the TRAFD1 gene encoding TRAF-type zinc finger domain-containing protein 1 — MAIAAVSEVETRLCGNCKKDIPAANFIIHEIHCSRNIEVCSYCSESIPKSEMKNHIESEHVQVTCKCRMKMESSLLKDHEASACPLRPALCQFCDIPLTFNKLQDHEVYCGARTETCGGCGHNVLVKDLKEHPRVCGQEVKKGRGRRTLPCFEGEDGDLHTLRDVRTRLRSEDYLDQLESNQTTHSSLYDEWNTDLDYVLALSLQNESNPPNNTADEIPSDFWENYYTKESVPSACLHERDKANIFSCDSLASLSTSNCTKRDEIIMLPCEFCEELYPAEDLILHQTGCNPASAFASFSKRSCSPNPRGYDGLRAPGSKSCRSHFSSQSQPVWEAENMIPCEFCGIQLEEEILFHHQHHCDLRPASPTAGFKPQQLRPAHHSYPGRRDSPELARRRVRHQGDVSPWCAEDFGQQRLSCPARGTKLLNTAANTRMAPLSSSARASDAPNARGKPRKASSNEGRLKSRGAGGSAGGTMPHERPAQNSHSEAFTTSSSRPSPSQPSTTSGGGRSLRMAEGSIDFRRRSSQAKAQSPASGHPEK, encoded by the exons ATGGCTATCGCTGCAGTGTCCGAGGTGGAAACCCGGCTGTGCGGGAACTG CAAAAAGGATATTCCTGCTGCCAATTTCATCATTCATGAAATCCACTGTAGCAGAAACATTGAAGTGTGCAGCTACTGCAGCGAATCCATCCCAAAGTCTGAGATGAAGAACCATATTGAGTCTGAACACGTGCAG GTGACCTGCAAGTGTAGGATGAAGATGGAAAGCAGTCTCCTAAAGGATCATGAG gcGTCGGCCTGCCCCCTGCgtcctgccctctgccagtTCTGTGACATTCCCCTTACCTTCAACAAGCTCCAGGACCACGAGGTTTACTGTGGGGCTCGGACTGAGACATGTGGTGGCTGTGGTCATAATGTCCTGGTGAAAGATCTGAAAGAGCATCCTCGAGTCTGTGGGCAAGAagtgaaaaaaggaagaggaaggagaacatTGCCTTGCTTTGAGGGCGAGGATGGAGACTTGCACACTCTTCGTGATGTGAGAACCCGGTTGAGATCAG AGGATTATCTGGACCAGTTGGAGAGCAATCAAACCACTCATTCTTCACTTTATGACGAGTGGAATACAGATTTAGACTACGTGTTGGCTCTTAGCCTCCAAAATGAGAGTAATCCTCCCAATAATACTGCAGATGAAATTCCCAGTGACTTCTGGGAAAACTACTACACCAAAGAGTCTGTGCCATCTGCCTGTCTTCATGAAAGAGACAAGGCAAATATCTTCTCCTGTGACTCTTTGGCATCTCTTAGCACGTCAAACTGCACAAAAA GGGATGAGATCATCATGCTGCCATGTGAGTTCTGCGAGGAGCTCTACCCTGCAGAAGACCTGATTCTTCACCAG ACAGGTTGTAACCCCGCAAGTGCCTTTGCCTCCTTCAGTAAAAGAAGTTGTTCTCCAAATCCACGAGGATACGATGGTCTGCGTGCTCCTGGCTCCAAAAGCTGCAGGTCTCACTTTTCATCCCAGTCCCAACCTGTCTGGGAAGCAGAAAACATGATTCCATGTGAATTTTGTGGCATCCAGCTAGAAGAGGAGATACTCTTCCATCATCAG CACCACTGCGACCTGCGCCCGGCCAGCCCCACTGCAGGCTTCAAACCTCAGCAGCTGCGGCCTGCTCACCACAGCtacccagggagaagagactctCCAGAGCTGGCTCGGAGACGAGTCAGGCACCAAG GAGATGTTTCTCCTTGGTGCGCAGAAGACTTTGGGCAGCAGAGGCTCAGCTGTCCTGCACGAGGGACCAAGTTGCTGAATACTGCAGCCAACACCAGGATGGCTCCATTGTCCTCTTCAGCTAGAGCCAGTGATGCCCCCAACGCAAGAGGGAAGCCCAGGAAGGCATCTAGTAATGAGGGGAGGCTGAAGAGCAGAGGTGCAGGTGGATCTGCAGGCGGGACAATGCCACATGAGAGACCTGCTCAGAACTCTCATTCTGAAGCCTTCACAACCAGCTCCTCGagaccttctccatcccaaccAAG CACCACcagtggaggaggaaggagcctCCGGATGGCAGAGGGTTCCATTGACTTCAGGCGCAGAAGCTCACAG gCAAAAGCCCAGAGCCCAGCGTCTGGCCACCCAGAGAAGTGA